A window of Hordeum vulgare subsp. vulgare chromosome 5H, MorexV3_pseudomolecules_assembly, whole genome shotgun sequence genomic DNA:
accgaattggggaaagAGGACTCCagcttccaagttgtgttggaggaggactcctccctctcctcttggttcgaccgaaccctagggccttgccctagggcgccatccctcccctccctcctatatatagtggaggtgagagaggctttttgcacctcaagacaaggcgcaaccctctctccctccaccacttcgtgacacctcgtagctagttcggtacggtacgacGAAGCCCTACCAGAGTAGTtccaccaccatcgcctccacgcaatcgtgctgccggagaattcagctacctcttcgtctctcttgtaggatcaagaaggtggagatcatcatcgagatgcACGTGTgccgaacgcagaggtgccgtccgttcagcactagatctggATGGAtcttgatgggatcgtgggacggttcgtgatgagatcgtgtgacggactacgatttggatcgcgaagatgttcgaatacatcaaccgcgttatatacgcttccgcttagcgatctacaagggtatctatatgcactctcccctctcgtagatgataatcaccatggataggtcttgcgtgtacgtaggaaatatttgtttcccatgtaacgttccccaagagtggcatcatgagctaggtctatgcatagatgacatctcgagtagaacacaaaggggtttgtgggcgttgatgttctattTTCgagcctccttagtattttcttgattcatcggtattgttggattgaagcggcccggaccaacattacacgtacgcttacgagagaccggtttcatcgaccaacatggaaCTTGTTACATAAAAATgagtggcgggtgtctgtttcttcaactttatttgaatcgtatttgaccgaggcagtccttggagaaggttaaataccaatttgcatatcatcgttgtggctttgcgtaagtaagatgcgatcatactagatacccatagcagccacgtaaaatttgcaacaacaaattagaggacgtctaacttgtttttgcagggtatgcatgtcatgtgatatgaccaaagacatgatatgatatattggatgtatgagatgatcatgttgtagtagttaaaatatcgacttgcacgtcgatgctacgacaaccggcaggagccatagggttgtctttaattatttttgcgcttggagatgctttgctttatctctagtcagtagctttagtagtaacaccaTTGTTAGCGCAGAAACTtcgatggtagcacaatgatggagatcatggtgaggcgctggtgacaatggagatcatgtcggtgctttggtgatggagatcaagaagcacaagttcatggccatatcatgtcacttatgatttgcatgtgatgttaatccttttttgcaccttatttttctaagGACAACGGAAGCATTATACCGTGATCCATCACTAAAATTTCTaaataaattgtgttctccccgactgtgcaccgttgcgacagttcatcgtttcgagacaccacgtgatgatcgggtgtgatagactctgcgttcacatacaacgggtgcaaaaagttgcacacgtggaacactcgggttaaacttgacgagcttagcatgtacagacatggccacagaacacaagagatcgaaaggtcgagcatgaatcatatagtggatatgatcaacatggagatgttcaccgttgaagctaaactcaactcacgtgatgatcggacttgagttagtgaatttcgaTCACACGACACTTGAAtaaccagagggatgtcaatttgagtgggagttcttaagcaatatgattaattgaactcattatcatgaacatagtcaaaatgtctttgaaaatTAAGTTGTAGCCGgcactgtagctctactgttttttgatatgttcctaaagaaaacttagttgaaagatgataatagcaattatgcggactaggtccgtaaactgaggattgtcctcattgctgcacagaaggcttacgtccttaatgcaccactcggtgtgctaaaccccgagcgtcatttgtagatgttgcgaacatctcacatacacgtttttgatgactagatgatagttcaatgcgtaatgcttaaacggcttaaaaTTGAGGCACCAAAAACATTTCAAACGTcatgaacatatgagatgttccaaaggatgaaattgggatttcaggctcgtgcccacgttgagaggtatgagacctccgacaagattcttggcctacaaagtaagggaaagagctcaatcgttgagcatgtgctcaggttgtctaggtgctacaatctcttgaatcgagtgggaggtgatcttccagataagatagtgatcgacatggttctccaaagtcactctcACCAAGCTACacagcttcgtgatgaattataacatatcaaggatagagttgatgatccttgagctgttTGCGATGTTTAACACCGCGAAGgttgaaatcaagtaggagcatcaagtgttgatctcccctaataataaagcgcgtagcgcttctgtcgtccgtcgtcgcggcgcttttacaaaaaagccctcaTGTTTTTTGGGAATCAACCCGCGGTACGTTTTTAAGTGGTACAAACAGAAAAACGTTTCGTTTTTATAAAAACGCCCCTGTAGTTTTTGGAATTCAACCCGCAGACCATTAATCAAACACATCACTCCAGATCCCCTTCCTCTTCCCCACGCACGAGCGagcgcaccgccgccgccgtcgccacctTCCATGCAGAGTCTGCGGCCAAAGGAGGAGGACCTCGAGGCCTTCTACCGTCGCTTCGTCAGGTCCAGGATCCTCGCTCCCGCATATTCCCCGCCcccccttcctcctccgtcgcggtgaagacgacgacgacagttAGCCGGCCAGCCATGCTCGGTCTCAAAGCCACCAGGGTCGCGCGCCTCCCGTGCCCCTACCCCCTCGGCCGCGTCTACTCATCCACCGCCCCCTGTCCGCCTCCCAAGAAGCCCCGCagctccgcctccgccgccgcgggCGGCAAGCCGCCCATGATCGTCTACTACCGCCGTCGCCGCAAGAAGCCGCGGCTCGAGGAGCCACGGCCGTCCTCGCCCTCGATGGCGCCGCGGCAGCCGGAGGAGGGGGCGCTGGGCAGGGGCTCGCGGCGGAAGCGCCCGCTCAAGCACGAGCTGCTCAGCCTCGGGTCCGCCCCGCCTGCATTGGGCTCGGATGGAGACGGGGAGGAGCTGCTGCGGCGACGGCAGCCGAGGCGCAGAGGGGAACTGGAGAAGGAGAGCACTTCGGCGCCCCGGAGGCGACGGCGCCGCAGCAGCCAGCTGGAGGCCGCCTCTCCGTCCGAGAGGAGATGGGTAGAGTAAGTTGGATCTCTGCTTGCTTCACAATGAAATTCTCCTCACGGCTTTAGCAACAAGGAACAGACAGCGAGGGTACTTGTTTTCTGTGTAATTTTGACGCTGTCTTTGTCGCAAGTTGGAAATTCAGGGTGTGGATCCCCAGGCGTTCGTCGGATTAGTGTGCAAGGTAAGCTCTCGACCACGTCTTTACTATGGAATGCAGTAAAACCAGGGCGTGAATTTTGATGGTGAATGTAGGTTTTCTGGCCCCTAGATGATGATTGGTACAAGGGTTCCATCACGGCCTACACAGGATACAATTTTCCATTTCATTTGAGGAAATGAAGTGCGTGAACCTGAAATTTGGAACATCTAACTTGGATAAGCAGGGATACGATGAACTGCTTGCACTTGCTGTCAGCTTTCATGACTACCAAGGTCTTGATCACATGGACGCTGCTGGATTTGAGGTTGTCTTGGGTATTTAAATGAGATCAGCTGGATTCCAGGAGGTATTAAAGGAACGATGAATTTCAGGAATAAAATGAATTATACGTTGCATCCTCGGTAGAGATCGGAAAAACAAAAGCAGCATATCACCACTCAATCGATTTGGTGTATTCATCTACGTGCTTGTGTGTTCCAGCTGGCTGCATAGATCAATCAGCATGTGCATGTTCAAAAACCAAACCGAGCCAAAGGCAATGTAAAGCCCAGAAACTATTGCTCATGTTCTGAACTCTGGTAATGTTGATTGGCATAATGCAGGGAAAGAGATTAGAGGACGGATGAAGAGATGGTGACGGTGTTCTAGATATATAATGTACAAATTTCAAGGGAGTGATGGTAAGATACCTTGACGTTGCTACCTCTCTGTGTGCTTAATTATGAAGTAAATCAATTTCTTAGTTTATCAAAGTTGCTACATGGCATTGTTCTTTTGAGTCTACATGGCATTGTTCTTTTGACGTCATATTTCTCCTACTCAGCAGAAAGTAACCACAAATTTCTAATTCTTTGCAGAAAGTAACCTCGACTTGCTTGACTACCATAATTGACAGTTGTTTAAATCTTGTGTGAACAAGACACAAAAACACACAATTGCGTGATTAAGTTAAAAAAAATTGGTAGATTTTGTTTGAATTTCCTTGACGAATAAAATTGACTATAAGGTAATACCAATTTCTTAGTTAACAAAGGTCAGAGGCAAACCATCCGCAACATGCCAAATATGTGGATTGATTTCATGTTTATTCCCTTTTTGCCAACTTGACATACAACAGCTTTGCAAATCCTTTCTGGTAGCTTCAATCGAATAGTTCTTGATTTTTCAGCAATTCATCCCATCCAACAGTTTGATAGATTTTTTGTAGACTAGAAACAATCTTATGATATTTAGTTGTCATTCAAAAAAACAATCGTGTACCAAACTAAAAACAATTGGATGTTGATGTAATGTCGAAGTTCACCATCCAATCCAAGCATCTTAAAAGATAATCCTTACTATTCAAAGGAATACAATAAAACTATTATAAATTTTTAGAGGAATTAAACCATTTGGCACACGAAAAAAAGAATTAATCAGTTAGAATCTAACCCAATATAACTGAGCCAACTATTATTTTGAAATGCAGTGGTGCTGAAATAGAGAGGGGCATATTCATGAAGTCTTTTGACATGCTTGTCAGGGATGTGTGAtattgtttttctcccgttgcaacgcacgggcaagtTTTGCtagtggttagtaaaaccactagtttcgagaagggcaagggttaaaagggatacttcatgaaatggtaaGCCAATTGCCACTCTAGTAaacaaacccaaggttgaacccaaacccgagactaagtgcttctattatgaggggaacggtcactaaagcggaactaccctagttacttgataGATCAGAAggctggtgatacgtctccaacatatctataatttatgaagtattcatgccatgtttacaataattatatattattttggtatgattttattagaactaacctggactaatgatgttttcagcggagctaccgtggtgttgtttgtgtgcagaaataaaagttctcccaaTAGGCTGAAAATTTATGCagcatattttttgaaaatatgaaaaataatggagcaaaaagatatcggagaggagtcccgaggcgtCCATAAGCCACCAggacgcccccctagggcgcgcccccatGGCTCATGGGCCCCTCGAGCACTCCCTTGACGTAATTTCGACGCCAAATATtcttataaatatagaaacccccgaaaagaaacctagattgggagttccgccgctgcaagcctccacaaccacgaaaaaccaatcttgcCCCTCTTCGCATCCCTGCCAGAGGGGGTCACCATCACcggagaccatggaggaggaagacggagggaccatcatcaccatggagtcCAAGGCCCattgggagaacctctccccaccttggggggaggccatggaggaggaggcacaagggggagaccctctccctctatctcccgatggtgccggagtgccaccgggggaaccatcgccgtggtgatcgtcttcatcaacatcaccttcttcatcaccatcctcattttcttttagcggtccactctcccgcaccccgctgtaatcccctacttgaacatgttgctttatgccacatattatgatccaatgatgtgttgccatcctatgatgttttgagtagattccctTTGTATTATGGGTTGATTATTGAcctagattggtttgagttgcatgctttattattggtgttgtcctatggttctCTCCGTATCACGTAAGCGTGAGGGATtcccgttgtagggtgttgcaatactttcatgatttgcttatagtgggttgctcgagtgacagaagcgtaaagcggagtaggtgggttgttgcgtatgagataaaggggacttgatactttaatgctatggttgggttttaccttaatgatctttagtagttgtggatgctttctatagttccaatcataagtgcatatgatccaagtagagaaagtatgttatcttatgcctctccctcatataaaatt
This region includes:
- the LOC123396780 gene encoding uncharacterized protein LOC123396780, with amino-acid sequence MQSLRPKEEDLEAFYRRFGRAPPVPLPPRPRLLIHRPLSASQEAPQLRLRRRGRQAAHDRLLPPSPQEAAARGATAVLALDGAAAAGGGGAGQGLAAEAPAQARAAQPRVRPACIGLGWRRGGAAAATAAEAQRGTGEGEHFGAPEATAPQQPAGGRLSVREEMGRVGNSGCGSPGVRRISVQGFLAPR